The Gemmatimonadota bacterium genome window below encodes:
- a CDS encoding ATP-dependent 6-phosphofructokinase, producing MKTIAVLTGGGDVPGLNVAIRAITLRAAAEGMRVLGIRRGWAGLVEMSREAGADNSDSVVELTPGVVRTSARTGGTILHTSRTRPSHTTRDRVPAHLRPIYAEETNDLTPEVLTNLEHLGVDTLIPIGGDDTLSYAHRLHREGARVVAIPKTMDNDVPGTDYCIGFSTCVARTIELAHRLRTPAGSHERIMVIEVFGRYAGFTALVPALAGAADRCLIPEHPFDAEHLVRLLVADRDSNPSRYAAVLVSEGATFAGHSEMSVTDEETDAYGHKKLGGIGDAVANAIKLHSTAFNEGRRVNTMSQRLTYLVRSGAPDAMDSIIPQAYGHLAMDLVAEKRSGVLVALRDGSYRPVSLEVMAEGARSVDVNLWYDPDELRPLDAALGRSSIFPG from the coding sequence ATGAAGACCATCGCGGTGCTTACCGGCGGCGGCGACGTCCCGGGTCTCAACGTGGCCATCAGGGCCATCACGCTCCGGGCCGCCGCCGAAGGCATGCGCGTGCTCGGCATCCGACGCGGCTGGGCCGGTCTGGTCGAGATGAGTCGGGAGGCCGGAGCGGACAACTCCGACTCGGTGGTCGAACTGACGCCCGGCGTGGTTCGAACGTCGGCTCGCACGGGCGGCACCATCCTGCACACCTCGCGAACGCGCCCCAGCCATACGACGCGCGACCGGGTACCGGCGCACCTGCGCCCGATCTACGCCGAGGAAACCAACGACCTGACACCCGAGGTGCTCACCAACCTCGAACACCTGGGGGTCGACACTCTCATTCCGATCGGCGGAGACGACACCCTCTCCTACGCGCACCGACTCCACCGGGAGGGCGCCCGGGTCGTCGCCATTCCCAAGACGATGGACAACGACGTGCCCGGCACCGACTACTGCATCGGATTCAGCACCTGCGTCGCGCGCACGATCGAGCTCGCGCACCGGCTCCGCACCCCGGCGGGATCGCACGAGCGCATCATGGTCATCGAGGTCTTCGGGCGTTACGCCGGGTTCACGGCCCTTGTGCCCGCGCTGGCCGGAGCTGCGGATCGCTGCCTCATTCCGGAACATCCGTTCGACGCCGAACACCTGGTTCGCCTGCTCGTGGCCGACCGAGACTCGAATCCGAGCCGCTACGCTGCGGTCCTGGTCTCCGAGGGCGCGACCTTCGCCGGTCATAGCGAGATGAGCGTCACCGACGAGGAGACGGACGCCTACGGACACAAGAAGCTCGGCGGGATCGGCGACGCCGTCGCTAACGCCATCAAACTCCACTCGACCGCCTTCAACGAAGGAAGGCGGGTCAACACGATGAGCCAGCGGCTGACCTACCTGGTGCGCTCCGGGGCCCCGGACGCCATGGACTCGATCATACCGCAGGCCTACGGGCACCTGGCGATGGATTTGGTCGCCGAGAAGAGGAGCGGGGTACTGGTGGCGCTAAGGGACGGTTCCTACCGACCGGTGTCGCTGGAGGTCATGGCTGAAGGGGCTCGCTCGGTCGACGTGAACCTCTGGTACGACCCCGACGAGCTCAGACCGCTGGACGCCGCGCTGGGCCGGTCGTCCATCTTCCCCGGGTGA
- a CDS encoding YfcC family protein translates to MSLAARLRVPHPLVLLTGGIFLAALASWIIVPGEYDRQLDEGTGREVMVAGTYEELSERSTVNAFDAVVAIPRGMLHVGDVIFLVFLIGGAFTVLDSAGVLARGTSALSRFLAGRTILTIPVVSLCFGAAGVTFNMQEEVIALTPVMLVLCRRVGFQPVVAAGMSLGSAMVGSAFSPTNPFQVGIAKRVADLDPGTGTWFRSSVLAIALGIWIVATMRYAIRTRAEPQVSAGEDADQGSLTASDTAVLLLVAVTFAVVTLGLVRLGWGFDELSATFVIMGVAVGAIKRMGPTGIAEAFVRGFRNMAYAALLIGFARAIYLVLEDGQVLDTIVHALFTPLSDLPLFASAAGMTVAQAGLHIVVPSVSSQAVLTMPVAAPLADLLGMSREIVVLAYQYGGGLCDLMTPTNGALMAVLATVKVRYEEWFRFAGPTYLILLALGIAAIGVALTIGFG, encoded by the coding sequence ATGAGCCTGGCCGCGCGCCTGCGGGTACCGCACCCGCTAGTCCTCCTGACCGGCGGGATATTTCTGGCCGCCCTCGCGAGCTGGATCATCGTCCCAGGCGAGTACGACCGCCAACTGGACGAGGGGACGGGGCGCGAAGTGATGGTCGCAGGCACCTACGAGGAGCTTTCGGAGCGTTCGACGGTGAACGCGTTCGACGCCGTGGTCGCGATCCCGAGAGGGATGCTGCATGTGGGCGACGTGATTTTCCTGGTCTTCCTGATCGGCGGCGCCTTCACGGTTCTGGATTCGGCGGGAGTGCTGGCAAGGGGCACCTCCGCGCTGTCGCGGTTCCTCGCCGGACGCACCATCCTCACAATACCGGTGGTCTCGCTCTGCTTCGGCGCGGCGGGTGTGACCTTCAACATGCAGGAAGAGGTCATCGCCCTCACGCCCGTGATGCTGGTCCTATGCCGCAGAGTGGGGTTCCAGCCGGTGGTGGCCGCAGGCATGAGTCTGGGATCGGCGATGGTGGGGTCGGCGTTCAGCCCGACCAACCCCTTCCAGGTGGGGATCGCGAAGAGGGTGGCGGATCTCGACCCGGGTACCGGAACCTGGTTCAGGTCGTCCGTCCTGGCGATCGCGTTAGGCATTTGGATCGTCGCGACCATGCGCTACGCCATTCGCACCCGGGCCGAACCGCAGGTCTCCGCGGGCGAAGACGCCGATCAGGGTTCGCTCACAGCCTCGGACACGGCGGTCCTCCTGCTGGTGGCGGTCACCTTCGCGGTAGTCACCCTGGGGCTGGTCCGCCTCGGCTGGGGTTTCGACGAGCTTTCGGCGACCTTCGTCATCATGGGCGTCGCCGTGGGAGCGATCAAGCGCATGGGGCCGACCGGGATCGCCGAGGCTTTCGTGCGCGGGTTCCGGAACATGGCCTACGCCGCGCTGCTCATAGGATTCGCCCGGGCCATCTACCTCGTGCTCGAGGACGGGCAAGTGCTCGACACCATCGTCCACGCCCTCTTCACACCGCTTTCCGACCTTCCTCTCTTCGCATCGGCGGCCGGCATGACGGTGGCGCAAGCCGGTCTTCACATCGTGGTGCCCAGCGTCAGCAGCCAGGCGGTCCTGACCATGCCCGTAGCCGCTCCGCTCGCAGACCTGCTGGGAATGTCCCGGGAAATCGTAGTGCTCGCCTACCAGTATGGCGGCGGACTATGCGATCTGATGACTCCCACGAACGGTGCGCTCATGGCCGTGCTCGCCACCGTCAAGGTACGCTACGAGGAGTGGTTCCGCTTTGCCGGTCCCACCTACCTGATCCTGCTGGCTTTGGGGATCGCGGCCATCGGAGTCGCTCTCACGATCGGGTTCGGTTGA
- a CDS encoding RsmB/NOP family class I SAM-dependent RNA methyltransferase, with the protein MSIERYRGFIDDWGAFTRSLSTPEPETLRVNRSRTDARTLARRLARKGFELVPAEGVEDVLTVERGPCPLSATVEHWLGDFYIQRTSTCVAAPALAPLPGERVLDLCAAPGGKAGHLADLIGPAGCVVANEVNELRARGLLGNIYRMGHANFAVTVGDGRALPESSTFDRVLADVPCSGEGTARRKGGRIRSAPASFARHLAGKQRGLLAKAIRLVRPGGTVLYVTCTFAPEENEAVVADALAGEPVEVVPLSLGVPSAPGLTEFDGVSYGSELAGTARVYPHHLDSGGLYMAKLVKLGNEEARGWGPVDPGGRAESERELAGLAEAEMTGRFGVAAPVLEKMRWRERGGRLWLHSLREWPSWLGDEAASGVHGSHPDGVRLAAIGFRAMEFDSRGRPRPTNDLLRGLDREITERIVDTDLDGLSTLLAGESLPLTPAHALGPHALRVGGDVMGRVAATRQGLRSEISRVRARELLRVGRFRERVNRTRS; encoded by the coding sequence TTGAGCATCGAGCGCTACCGCGGCTTCATAGACGACTGGGGAGCCTTCACTCGATCCCTGTCGACGCCGGAGCCCGAAACTCTGCGCGTGAACAGAAGCCGAACCGACGCCCGCACGCTCGCCCGCCGTCTTGCCCGCAAGGGTTTCGAGCTCGTTCCGGCGGAGGGCGTTGAAGACGTCCTCACGGTGGAGCGGGGGCCATGTCCGCTCTCGGCGACCGTGGAACACTGGCTTGGCGACTTCTACATCCAGCGGACTTCGACCTGCGTCGCAGCCCCAGCTCTCGCTCCCCTTCCCGGCGAGCGCGTGCTCGATCTCTGCGCCGCTCCGGGGGGCAAGGCCGGTCACCTTGCCGATCTGATCGGACCGGCGGGTTGCGTGGTCGCCAACGAGGTGAACGAGCTCCGGGCGAGAGGGCTGCTCGGAAACATCTACAGGATGGGGCATGCCAACTTCGCGGTCACGGTGGGAGACGGTCGCGCCTTGCCGGAATCCTCCACCTTCGATCGAGTGCTCGCCGACGTACCCTGCTCCGGAGAGGGAACGGCCCGCCGAAAGGGCGGCCGCATTCGTTCCGCGCCCGCGTCGTTCGCCCGCCATCTCGCCGGCAAGCAGCGCGGACTTCTGGCCAAGGCGATCCGACTGGTCCGCCCGGGTGGTACGGTCCTCTATGTTACGTGCACCTTCGCTCCGGAGGAAAACGAGGCCGTGGTCGCGGACGCTCTCGCCGGTGAACCGGTCGAGGTGGTCCCGCTCTCGCTCGGCGTGCCTTCGGCGCCCGGGCTGACCGAGTTCGACGGCGTTTCCTACGGCAGCGAGCTGGCCGGGACCGCGCGCGTCTATCCGCACCATCTCGACTCCGGCGGACTCTACATGGCCAAGCTGGTCAAGCTCGGGAACGAGGAAGCTCGCGGCTGGGGACCTGTGGACCCGGGAGGTCGGGCCGAGTCGGAGCGTGAGCTGGCCGGGCTCGCCGAGGCCGAGATGACCGGCCGATTCGGGGTCGCGGCCCCGGTTTTGGAGAAGATGCGCTGGAGAGAGCGGGGCGGACGTCTCTGGCTCCACTCCCTTCGCGAGTGGCCGTCGTGGCTCGGCGACGAGGCGGCTTCGGGCGTCCATGGCTCCCATCCGGACGGCGTCAGGCTGGCGGCGATCGGATTTCGGGCCATGGAATTCGATTCGCGCGGCCGCCCTCGCCCCACCAACGACCTCCTGCGCGGGCTCGACCGCGAGATCACGGAGAGGATCGTCGACACCGATCTAGACGGACTTAGCACGCTTCTCGCAGGTGAGTCGCTTCCGTTGACCCCGGCGCACGCCCTCGGTCCCCATGCCCTCAGGGTAGGGGGCGACGTGATGGGCCGCGTGGCCGCGACCCGCCAAGGACTTCGGTCGGAAATCAGCCGGGTGCGAGCACGCGAGCTCCTTCGAGTCGGCCGATTCCGCGAGCGGGTCAACCGAACCCGATCGTGA
- a CDS encoding co-chaperone GroES: MSDRKKRLIVVGDRVLVQPEEGEDRTKVGLYLPPSAIDSQAVQGGKVVATGPGNAVSAPTELDDEPWKNASPEPRYVPLQARTDDYAIFFRKASVEITFEGSRYLVVPQAAILALVRNEDEVEDLLEY, translated from the coding sequence ATGTCGGATCGCAAGAAACGTCTGATCGTCGTCGGTGATCGCGTTCTGGTCCAGCCCGAAGAGGGGGAGGATCGAACCAAGGTCGGGCTCTACCTGCCCCCGAGCGCCATCGACTCGCAGGCGGTGCAGGGGGGAAAGGTCGTGGCCACCGGGCCCGGCAACGCGGTGTCGGCACCGACCGAGCTCGACGACGAGCCCTGGAAGAACGCCTCTCCCGAGCCGCGCTACGTTCCGCTTCAGGCCCGGACCGACGACTACGCGATCTTCTTCCGCAAGGCCTCGGTCGAGATCACCTTCGAGGGCTCGCGCTATCTGGTCGTGCCTCAGGCGGCGATCCTGGCCCTGGTCCGCAACGAGGACGAGGTGGAGGATCTGCTCGAGTACTGA
- a CDS encoding DinB family protein has translation MSMQEQLTTQLRKTQRYFRNTASSFSEEDSGFAPTEEMFTVAAQVAHAADTLDWFVEGAFGRGWDMDFEALNAKAKAVTSFTEAMAWLDRAFDGVAEVISESDEETLQAPIPNDQLMGGMPRAGIVPSIVDHTAHHRGSLAIYARLLGRVPAMPYS, from the coding sequence ATGTCCATGCAGGAACAGCTCACCACTCAACTTCGCAAGACTCAGCGTTACTTCAGGAATACGGCGTCATCCTTTTCGGAGGAGGATTCCGGGTTCGCTCCCACCGAGGAGATGTTCACCGTGGCCGCTCAAGTCGCGCACGCGGCGGACACGCTCGACTGGTTCGTGGAGGGAGCGTTCGGCCGGGGCTGGGACATGGATTTCGAAGCCCTCAACGCCAAGGCGAAGGCGGTCACCTCTTTCACGGAGGCGATGGCTTGGCTCGACCGGGCGTTCGACGGCGTGGCCGAGGTCATTTCCGAATCCGACGAAGAAACCCTGCAGGCTCCTATCCCGAACGACCAGCTCATGGGCGGCATGCCGCGGGCGGGCATCGTGCCGAGCATCGTGGATCACACCGCGCACCACCGCGGGTCGCTGGCCATATACGCTCGGCTCCTGGGCAGGGTCCCGGCGATGCCGTACAGTTGA
- a CDS encoding PA0069 family radical SAM protein, with product MRTLPTIRQPGRFRGRGVSRDPPNRFERLHVELEEGALDVNPLTEYIDDSTRSIISTNRSPDLGFDASVNPYRGCEHGCVYCYARPSHEYLGFSSGLDFERKILVKRNAPELLRKALVRPSWEPQVVAMSGVTDPYQPVERKLGITRGCLKVLQDFLNPVTIVTKNHLVTRDVDILRPLAEADCAHVTVSITTLRNDLQRVMEPRTTVPARRLAAVSELAEAGIPVGVFVAPVIPGLTDVEIPAILTEAARAGAGWASFIPLRLPGAVAEHFVDWLELHFPDRRNKVLARVREARGGKLNDSDFHTRFRARGEYAGQIRALFNATASRLGLDARPPRMSTDNFRRSVGQGELF from the coding sequence ATGCGCACGCTTCCGACCATAAGGCAGCCCGGCCGGTTCAGAGGAAGAGGGGTCTCGCGCGATCCTCCCAACCGTTTCGAACGGCTCCATGTGGAGCTGGAAGAAGGCGCCCTCGACGTAAACCCGCTCACCGAGTACATCGACGACTCCACCCGGTCGATCATCTCCACGAACCGGAGTCCGGATCTGGGCTTCGACGCCTCGGTCAACCCCTACCGAGGCTGCGAGCACGGCTGCGTCTATTGCTACGCCCGACCCTCTCACGAGTACCTGGGCTTCTCGTCGGGCCTGGACTTCGAGAGGAAGATCCTCGTCAAGCGGAACGCGCCCGAGCTGCTCAGGAAGGCCTTGGTGCGACCGTCGTGGGAACCGCAGGTAGTGGCGATGTCGGGGGTCACCGACCCGTACCAGCCGGTCGAGCGCAAGCTGGGGATCACGCGCGGATGCCTTAAGGTCCTGCAGGATTTTCTGAACCCTGTGACGATCGTCACCAAGAACCATCTCGTCACGAGGGACGTGGATATTCTGCGCCCTCTCGCGGAGGCGGATTGCGCGCACGTCACGGTGTCGATCACGACTCTGCGGAACGACCTGCAGCGGGTGATGGAGCCGCGAACCACCGTTCCGGCCAGACGGCTGGCGGCAGTGAGCGAACTTGCGGAGGCCGGCATCCCGGTGGGCGTCTTCGTGGCTCCCGTGATTCCCGGGCTGACCGACGTGGAGATTCCCGCCATACTCACCGAGGCCGCTCGCGCAGGCGCCGGTTGGGCGTCCTTCATCCCGCTGCGGCTGCCTGGAGCCGTGGCCGAACACTTCGTCGACTGGCTGGAGCTCCACTTCCCGGACCGCCGAAACAAGGTGCTGGCCCGTGTCAGGGAAGCTCGGGGCGGTAAGCTGAACGATTCCGACTTCCACACCCGGTTTCGGGCGCGGGGCGAGTACGCGGGCCAGATCAGGGCGCTCTTCAATGCCACGGCCAGCCGTTTGGGCCTCGACGCCCGCCCTCCGAGAATGTCGACCGATAACTTCAGGCGGAGCGTCGGTCAGGGGGAGCTGTTCTGA
- a CDS encoding NupC/NupG family nucleoside CNT transporter, whose protein sequence is MIEALATAAVEIGPPPAEAASLVHADSAQPSGEALHRLRSILGVALVLGVAWLFSGARSRISWRPVAWGMALQFAFALLMLNTPIGVAAFEWANGVVIAILTFALEGGSFLFGSLITDNIPVGTHPPPGSAEGVFVPETGRVARTGAFFAFVIFPNIIFVSSLMALLYHFGIMQIVVRTAARVMQASMRTSGAETVCAAANGFTGLMESPLTVRPYLSRMTESELMTVMTVGMATISGGTLVAYAAMLLPHAPDIVGHIIAAAIMSVPAAVVVSKLVVPETETPVTRGRSLKTLGSGTSATNAVDAAARGAAEGLQLSLVVGSMIIAFVALVAVMNGLVGWLGGFVGSPGASIEGTLGFLLAPAAWTLGIPWEDSAFAGRMIGIDFVLNEFVAFIQLEEELRAGGGIAGGVIGERSLVILVYAMTTYANFGSVAMTLAGIGAVAPKRRGDLARLGLRAAVAGLLASMLTAAIAGMLA, encoded by the coding sequence ATGATCGAAGCGCTGGCGACCGCAGCCGTCGAAATCGGACCGCCGCCTGCAGAGGCCGCGAGCCTCGTGCACGCGGACAGCGCCCAGCCTTCCGGTGAGGCCCTGCACAGACTTCGATCCATCCTTGGCGTCGCTCTCGTCCTCGGGGTCGCCTGGCTGTTTTCGGGAGCCCGATCACGCATTTCCTGGCGACCGGTCGCGTGGGGGATGGCCCTTCAGTTCGCGTTCGCCCTTCTCATGCTCAACACGCCCATCGGCGTAGCGGCGTTCGAGTGGGCCAACGGCGTCGTCATCGCCATCCTCACTTTCGCGCTCGAGGGAGGCTCGTTCCTCTTCGGGAGCCTGATCACCGACAACATTCCGGTGGGAACCCATCCGCCCCCAGGGTCGGCCGAGGGCGTCTTCGTCCCCGAGACCGGGAGAGTGGCCCGCACCGGCGCCTTCTTCGCATTCGTGATCTTCCCGAACATCATCTTCGTCTCCTCGCTGATGGCGCTGCTCTACCACTTCGGGATAATGCAGATCGTGGTGCGGACGGCGGCGCGGGTGATGCAGGCGTCGATGCGCACTTCGGGAGCGGAGACGGTGTGCGCGGCCGCGAACGGCTTCACCGGCCTCATGGAGTCTCCGCTGACGGTGCGGCCCTACTTGAGCCGTATGACCGAGTCGGAGCTGATGACGGTGATGACGGTGGGGATGGCGACCATCAGCGGAGGCACGTTAGTCGCCTACGCGGCCATGCTGCTCCCCCATGCGCCGGACATCGTCGGCCACATAATCGCGGCCGCCATAATGTCGGTTCCGGCCGCCGTCGTCGTTTCCAAGCTTGTGGTTCCCGAGACCGAGACGCCGGTGACTCGGGGGCGGAGCCTGAAGACGCTCGGGTCGGGGACCTCCGCTACCAATGCCGTCGACGCGGCCGCACGGGGTGCGGCGGAAGGGCTTCAGCTCTCCCTCGTCGTGGGGTCGATGATCATCGCCTTCGTAGCGCTCGTTGCGGTGATGAACGGATTGGTGGGATGGCTGGGCGGGTTCGTCGGCTCACCGGGCGCGAGCATCGAAGGTACGCTGGGATTCCTGCTGGCCCCGGCCGCATGGACGCTCGGCATACCTTGGGAGGACTCGGCGTTCGCCGGCCGGATGATCGGCATCGACTTCGTCCTGAACGAGTTCGTCGCCTTCATCCAGCTGGAGGAGGAATTGAGGGCGGGCGGAGGGATCGCGGGCGGGGTGATCGGGGAGCGCTCGCTGGTCATACTCGTCTACGCCATGACGACCTACGCGAACTTCGGCTCGGTTGCGATGACGTTGGCGGGGATCGGTGCGGTCGCGCCCAAGCGCAGAGGGGATCTGGCGCGCCTCGGACTCCGTGCGGCGGTTGCGGGACTGCTGGCGTCGATGCTCACGGCCGCGATCGCCGGGATGCTGGCGTGA
- a CDS encoding flavin reductase family protein, translated as MASPELFRDAMANWAGSVTLIAARDEGAVICTTATSFIPVAADPPSVLVALSPNAQVLPFAEEGSPLGVTVLSQEQAHWASVFADPFPVGSPEWSGSHAPVIAGASVGLECTARKSFKADASKLVVCRVEIIHAGSDEPLLYHRRRYAGLADDDRSRRRGWKKR; from the coding sequence ATGGCATCGCCCGAACTCTTCCGCGACGCCATGGCCAACTGGGCCGGCTCGGTCACGCTGATCGCCGCCCGCGACGAAGGGGCCGTCATCTGCACGACGGCGACCTCCTTCATCCCGGTCGCCGCCGACCCTCCCAGCGTGCTGGTCGCCCTCTCGCCGAACGCGCAGGTGCTGCCGTTCGCGGAAGAAGGATCTCCGCTGGGCGTGACCGTCCTCTCCCAGGAACAGGCGCACTGGGCCTCGGTATTCGCCGACCCCTTCCCCGTTGGCTCACCGGAGTGGAGCGGCTCGCATGCGCCCGTAATCGCCGGCGCGAGCGTCGGTCTGGAGTGCACGGCTCGGAAGAGCTTCAAGGCGGACGCATCCAAGCTCGTGGTGTGCCGGGTCGAAATCATCCACGCGGGCTCGGACGAACCTCTTCTATATCACCGCCGCAGGTACGCCGGACTCGCCGACGACGACCGCTCTCGCAGGCGAGGCTGGAAGAAGCGGTAG
- a CDS encoding gamma-glutamyltransferase encodes MKATHALIPSLLLISFVACADPGEAQAVGQSGRSQAGMVSAAHPLAVEAGVRALEAGGNAADAAVASAFALSVVEPTMSSIAGRIQILLRRPDGSFAGIDGTTQAPWDYDYDTAPQARYGYPVIGVPGTVAGLMRLHSEHGSLPLSTLMAPAIDYAENGFRVLPGAAARQAAGFVQAVEFPGTVEAFYRGDSTVHAPGDLLRQPVYANTLRSIAEGGREVFYEGEIARRMADDLAANGSALTLQAFKDYEALDSKVVRGGYRGYELVGTDIPAAGVLAIQALQVLEHFDPSEMTEAEWFALVGQALGIASGELRALGSDTASARALSKEWAREVAQRLAAPATANIEPEPDGLASIVDGLVQPANRVPAPTGSRASPPAHDGSAKRPESMHTTHLSTADADGMFVSLTQTLGPNMGSKVVTPGLGFLYASTLGGYLGRMEPGQRARSNICPFMVVKDGEVILVLGAAGGGMIPPAVVHAVTRVIDFGMPLPQALAEPRVAGSGAGISAETAPIVGWTASELEEMRALGLQVLEVQRSGAYGRVHGIQYDPATGVFVGAADPDWEGAARGPGGRSR; translated from the coding sequence ATGAAAGCCACGCACGCACTCATCCCCAGCCTCCTGCTTATCTCCTTCGTGGCCTGCGCGGACCCCGGAGAGGCTCAGGCCGTCGGTCAGTCGGGCCGCTCGCAGGCGGGCATGGTCTCGGCGGCGCACCCGCTGGCCGTGGAAGCCGGCGTCAGAGCCTTGGAAGCAGGCGGCAACGCCGCCGACGCTGCCGTCGCCTCGGCCTTCGCTCTGAGCGTGGTGGAACCCACCATGAGCAGCATCGCGGGACGCATCCAGATTCTGCTCCGTCGCCCGGACGGGTCCTTCGCAGGCATCGACGGCACCACTCAGGCACCATGGGACTACGACTACGACACCGCCCCGCAGGCGCGCTACGGTTACCCGGTGATAGGCGTCCCGGGCACCGTCGCGGGGCTCATGCGGCTCCATTCCGAGCACGGATCTCTCCCCCTGAGCACACTCATGGCTCCGGCCATCGACTATGCCGAGAACGGGTTCCGGGTACTTCCGGGAGCTGCGGCGCGGCAGGCGGCGGGGTTCGTCCAGGCGGTCGAGTTTCCGGGCACGGTGGAGGCGTTCTACCGAGGCGATTCGACGGTGCACGCACCCGGCGATCTGCTGCGGCAACCCGTATACGCCAACACTCTGCGCAGCATCGCCGAGGGCGGGCGGGAGGTTTTCTACGAGGGGGAAATCGCCCGCCGGATGGCCGACGACCTGGCCGCGAACGGCAGTGCGCTGACCCTTCAGGCGTTCAAGGACTACGAGGCCCTCGACTCCAAGGTCGTCCGGGGCGGCTACCGGGGCTACGAGCTCGTCGGCACCGACATTCCCGCCGCGGGCGTGCTCGCCATCCAGGCGCTCCAGGTGCTGGAACACTTCGATCCCTCTGAAATGACCGAGGCCGAGTGGTTCGCGCTCGTGGGGCAGGCGCTGGGGATCGCCTCAGGAGAGTTGCGCGCACTCGGGAGCGACACCGCTTCGGCCAGGGCTCTCTCGAAAGAGTGGGCTCGCGAGGTGGCTCAACGGCTAGCCGCCCCTGCGACCGCCAATATCGAACCCGAGCCCGACGGACTCGCTTCGATCGTGGACGGACTCGTTCAGCCGGCCAACCGGGTCCCGGCCCCAACCGGCTCCCGGGCTTCCCCTCCTGCGCACGACGGATCCGCGAAGCGACCCGAGTCGATGCACACCACGCACCTCTCCACCGCCGACGCCGACGGCATGTTCGTCTCGCTCACCCAGACTCTGGGGCCGAACATGGGATCCAAAGTGGTGACGCCCGGACTCGGCTTCCTCTACGCCTCCACACTCGGAGGCTACCTCGGAAGGATGGAGCCCGGACAGCGGGCGCGCTCGAACATCTGCCCCTTCATGGTGGTCAAGGACGGGGAGGTGATTCTCGTATTGGGAGCCGCCGGAGGAGGAATGATACCCCCTGCGGTGGTGCATGCGGTGACCCGGGTCATCGACTTCGGCATGCCGCTTCCCCAAGCGTTGGCCGAGCCCCGGGTGGCCGGTTCCGGCGCAGGCATCTCGGCTGAGACAGCCCCGATCGTCGGCTGGACCGCGAGCGAGCTCGAAGAGATGCGCGCACTCGGTCTGCAGGTGCTGGAAGTTCAGCGCAGCGGAGCGTACGGACGCGTCCACGGCATCCAGTACGACCCTGCGACCGGCGTATTCGTCGGCGCGGCCGACCCCGACTGGGAGGGCGCCGCTCGCGGACCTGGCGGGCGCTCGCGCTGA